From a region of the Thermus caldilimi genome:
- a CDS encoding AAA family ATPase has protein sequence MQETQGRNLAVVKNPEIEAVLETLDRELVGLRPVKQRIREIAAYLSVDKLRRELGLTADRPTLHMAFVGPPGTGKTTVALRMATILHKLGYIRRDHLVVASRDDLVGQYIGHTAPKTKEVLKRAMGGVLFIDEAYSLYRAENERDYGQETIEILLQVMENQREDLVVILAGYKDRMEEFFALNPGMRSRIAHHIEFPPYGAEELFQIGKLMLEKQGYRFAEEAEKAFLEYLERRMRLPNFAYARSVRNALDRFKLRQAYRLYQKAGPVTPEELMTITADDIYASSVFREEGKEEEDAP, from the coding sequence ATGCAGGAAACCCAAGGCCGCAACCTGGCGGTGGTGAAAAACCCCGAGATTGAAGCAGTTCTGGAAACGCTGGATCGGGAGCTGGTGGGCCTTCGGCCTGTCAAGCAGCGGATCCGGGAGATCGCTGCCTACCTCTCCGTGGACAAGCTCCGCCGGGAGCTGGGGCTTACCGCCGATCGCCCCACCCTGCACATGGCCTTTGTGGGCCCTCCGGGCACGGGCAAGACCACGGTGGCCTTGAGAATGGCTACCATCCTGCACAAGCTGGGCTACATCCGCCGCGACCACCTGGTGGTGGCGAGCCGCGATGACCTGGTGGGCCAGTACATCGGCCACACCGCCCCTAAGACCAAGGAGGTCCTGAAGCGGGCCATGGGGGGCGTTCTTTTTATTGACGAGGCCTATAGCCTCTACCGGGCGGAAAACGAGCGGGACTACGGCCAGGAAACCATAGAGATCCTCCTCCAGGTGATGGAGAACCAGCGGGAGGATTTGGTGGTGATCCTGGCAGGCTACAAGGACCGCATGGAGGAGTTCTTTGCTTTAAATCCGGGGATGCGCTCCCGCATCGCCCACCACATTGAGTTTCCCCCCTATGGCGCCGAGGAGCTCTTCCAGATCGGTAAGCTCATGCTGGAGAAGCAGGGCTACCGCTTCGCCGAGGAGGCGGAAAAGGCCTTCTTGGAGTACCTGGAACGCCGCATGCGCCTTCCCAACTTCGCCTACGCCCGGAGTGTGCGCAACGCCCTGGACCGCTTCAAGCTCAGGCAGGCTTACCGGCTTTACCAGAAGGCGGGGCCGGTGACCCCAGAGGAACTCATGACCATCACCGCCGACGACATCTACGCCAGCTCGGTTTTTAGGGAGGAGGGAAAGGAGGAGGAAGATGCCCCATAG
- a CDS encoding ribulose bisphosphate carboxylase small subunit, which yields MRITQGTFSYLPDLTDEEIRAQIEYIIRNGWAVAIEYTDDPSPYNVYWNMWGLPMFDLEDAAAAMYEFQKCREAFPNHYIKINGYDPSPMWQAQRVSFIAHRPKKEPGFRLHRQLWSDGRRLKYTLEAYATMRPEGERYQE from the coding sequence ATGCGGATTACCCAAGGTACCTTCTCCTACCTGCCGGACCTGACGGACGAGGAGATCCGGGCCCAGATCGAGTACATCATCCGAAACGGTTGGGCGGTTGCCATCGAGTACACCGACGACCCGAGCCCCTACAACGTCTACTGGAACATGTGGGGCCTGCCCATGTTTGACCTGGAGGATGCGGCGGCAGCCATGTACGAGTTCCAGAAGTGCCGCGAGGCCTTTCCCAACCACTACATCAAAATCAATGGCTACGACCCCTCCCCCATGTGGCAGGCGCAGAGGGTCTCCTTCATCGCCCACCGGCCCAAGAAGGAGCCTGGCTTCCGTCTGCACCGGCAACTTTGGAGCGATGGGCGCAGGCTCAAGTACACCCTCGAGGCCTACGCCACCATGAGGCCGGAAGGCGAGCGTTACCAGGAGTAG